Proteins from a single region of Streptomyces spinoverrucosus:
- a CDS encoding MaoC family dehydratase, which yields MQFGRTYEEFEVGATYKHWPGKTVTEYDDHLFCLLTMNHHPLHMDTNYAEKTTDFGKNVVVGNYIYSLLLGMSVPDISGKAIANLEIESLKHVAPTFHGDTIYGETTVLDKWPSKSKNDRGIVYVETKGYKQDGTLVCVFRRKVMVPTETYIKERGGEQPGRPELKEQGK from the coding sequence ATGCAGTTCGGACGCACCTACGAGGAGTTCGAGGTCGGGGCGACGTACAAGCACTGGCCCGGCAAGACGGTCACGGAGTACGACGACCACCTGTTCTGTCTCCTCACCATGAACCACCACCCGCTCCACATGGACACCAACTACGCCGAGAAGACGACGGACTTCGGCAAGAACGTGGTGGTCGGGAACTACATCTACTCCCTGCTGCTCGGCATGTCCGTCCCGGACATCTCCGGCAAGGCGATCGCCAACCTGGAGATCGAGTCGCTCAAGCACGTGGCGCCGACCTTCCACGGCGACACGATCTACGGCGAGACGACCGTGCTGGACAAGTGGCCGTCGAAGTCGAAGAACGACCGCGGCATCGTCTACGTCGAGACCAAGGGCTACAAGCAGGACGGCACGCTGGTCTGCGTGTTCCGCCGCAAGGTGATGGTCCCCACCGAGACGTACATCAAGGAGCGCGGCGGCGAGCAGCCGGGCCGCCCCGAGCTGAAGGAACAGGGGAAGTAG
- a CDS encoding acyl-CoA dehydrogenase family protein has protein sequence MARLAQTAGLTDIQQEILSTVRDFVDKEIIPVATELEHRDEYPQAIVDGLKELGLFGLMIPEEYGGLGESLLTYALCVEEIARGWMSVSGIINTHFIVAYMLKQHGTQEQKDYFLPKMAAGEIRGAFSMSEPGLGSDVSAITSKAVRDGDEFILNGQKMWLTNGGTSSLVAVLVRSDEGHPEGTAPHKSMTTFLVEKEPGFGEVRPGLTIPGKIDKMGYKGVDTTELIMDGLRIPADRVLGGVTGRGFYQMMDGVEVGRVNVAARGCGVAQRAFELGVQYAQQRHTFGKPIAQHQAIQFKLAEMATKVEAAHAMMVNAARKKDSGERNDLEAGMAKYLASEYCKEVVEDAFRIHGGYGFSKEYEIERLYREAPMLLIGEGTAEIQKMIIGRRLLEEYRFQG, from the coding sequence ATGGCGCGACTCGCCCAGACCGCCGGTCTGACCGACATCCAGCAGGAGATCCTGTCCACCGTCCGCGACTTCGTGGACAAGGAGATCATCCCGGTCGCCACCGAGCTGGAGCACCGCGACGAGTACCCGCAGGCGATCGTCGACGGCCTCAAGGAGTTGGGCCTGTTCGGCCTGATGATCCCCGAGGAGTACGGGGGTCTGGGCGAGTCGCTGCTGACGTACGCCCTCTGCGTCGAGGAGATCGCCCGCGGCTGGATGTCGGTGTCCGGCATCATCAACACGCACTTCATCGTGGCGTACATGCTCAAGCAGCACGGCACGCAGGAGCAGAAGGACTACTTCCTGCCGAAGATGGCGGCCGGTGAGATCCGCGGTGCCTTCTCGATGTCGGAGCCGGGGCTGGGCTCCGATGTGTCGGCCATCACGTCGAAGGCGGTCCGGGACGGGGATGAATTCATCCTGAACGGTCAGAAGATGTGGCTGACCAACGGGGGCACGTCGTCCCTCGTCGCCGTTCTGGTGCGAAGTGACGAAGGTCACCCCGAGGGCACCGCGCCTCACAAGTCGATGACCACCTTCCTGGTCGAGAAGGAGCCCGGCTTCGGTGAGGTCCGTCCCGGTCTGACCATTCCGGGCAAGATCGACAAGATGGGCTACAAGGGTGTCGACACCACCGAGCTGATCATGGACGGTCTGCGGATTCCCGCCGACCGCGTGCTCGGCGGGGTCACCGGACGCGGTTTTTACCAGATGATGGACGGCGTGGAGGTCGGCCGCGTCAATGTGGCGGCGCGTGGCTGCGGCGTCGCTCAGCGCGCGTTCGAGCTCGGTGTCCAGTACGCCCAGCAGCGTCACACTTTCGGCAAGCCGATCGCGCAGCACCAGGCCATTCAGTTCAAGCTCGCCGAGATGGCTACCAAGGTGGAGGCCGCGCATGCCATGATGGTCAACGCTGCACGCAAAAAGGACTCCGGGGAGCGAAACGACCTGGAAGCCGGCATGGCGAAGTACCTCGCCTCCGAGTACTGCAAGGAGGTCGTGGAGGACGCCTTCCGGATCCACGGCGGCTACGGCTTCTCCAAGGAGTACGAGATCGAGCGCCTCTACCGCGAGGCCCCGATGCTGCTGATCGGTGAAGGGACAGCCGAGATCCAGAAAATGATCATCGGGCGCAGGTTGCTCGAAGAGTATCGATTCCAGGGTTAA
- a CDS encoding HpcH/HpaI aldolase/citrate lyase family protein, producing the protein MTTVNRLRPRRSCLAVPGSNPRFLEKAQGLPADQVFLDLEDACAPLAKPEARHTIVKFLNEGDWTGKTRVVRVNDWTTQWTYRDVVTVVEGAGPNLDCIMLPKVQDARQIVALDLLLTQIEKTMGFEVGRIGIEAQIENAQGLNNVNEIAQASPRIETIIFGPADFMASINMKSLVVGEQPPGYPADAYHYILMKILMAARANNLQAIDGPYLQIRNIDGYREVAQRAAALGFDGKWVLHPGQVEASNEIFSPSQEDYDHAELILDAYDYYTSEAGGKKGSAMLGDEMIDEASRKMALVISGKGRAAGMQRTSKFEIPDN; encoded by the coding sequence ATGACGACCGTCAACCGCCTTCGCCCCCGGCGTTCCTGCCTGGCGGTACCGGGCTCGAACCCCCGCTTCCTGGAGAAGGCGCAGGGCCTCCCGGCGGACCAGGTCTTCCTCGACCTGGAGGACGCGTGCGCCCCGCTCGCCAAGCCCGAGGCGCGGCACACCATCGTCAAGTTCCTCAACGAGGGCGACTGGACGGGCAAGACGCGAGTCGTGCGCGTCAACGACTGGACGACGCAGTGGACGTACCGCGATGTCGTGACGGTGGTCGAGGGCGCGGGCCCGAACCTGGACTGCATCATGCTGCCGAAGGTGCAGGACGCCCGGCAGATCGTCGCGCTGGACCTGCTGCTGACGCAGATCGAGAAGACGATGGGCTTCGAGGTCGGCCGGATCGGCATCGAGGCGCAGATCGAGAACGCGCAGGGCCTGAACAACGTCAACGAGATCGCGCAGGCCTCGCCGCGCATCGAGACGATCATCTTCGGCCCGGCCGACTTCATGGCGTCGATCAACATGAAGTCGCTGGTCGTGGGCGAGCAGCCGCCCGGCTACCCGGCGGACGCCTACCACTACATCCTGATGAAGATCCTTATGGCCGCCCGCGCCAACAACCTCCAGGCGATCGACGGCCCCTACCTCCAGATCCGCAACATCGACGGCTACCGCGAGGTCGCCCAGCGCGCCGCCGCGCTCGGCTTCGACGGCAAGTGGGTGCTGCACCCGGGCCAGGTCGAGGCCTCCAACGAGATCTTCTCGCCGTCGCAGGAGGACTACGACCACGCCGAGCTGATCCTGGACGCGTACGACTACTACACGTCCGAGGCGGGCGGCAAGAAGGGCTCCGCGATGCTCGGCGACGAGATGATCGACGAGGCCAGCCGCAAGATGGCGCTGGTCATCTCCGGCAAGGGCCGCGCGGCCGGCATGCAGCGCACGTCGAAGTTCGAGATCCCCGACAACTAA